CTCGTTGGGATAGCCCTGTGCTTTGAAGTCCCGCAACAGAGCCATCTTCGAGCGCGCCGACTCCATCGAGATGACATCCGCATCCAGCGCCGCGATGGCAGGCAGGATGGTCTCGAACTCGGCGTAGCACATGTGGGTATGCACCTGGGTCTCAGGCTTCACCGAGCTGGTGGCCAACCGGAAAGCCTTCACTGCCCACTCGAGATATGCCGCATACTCGCTCTTCCGAAGCGGCAGCCCTTCACGCAACGCCGGCTCATCGACCTGGATTACGCCGATCCCCGCGCGCTCCAGATCTTCAATCTCTTCGCGCAGAGCAAGGGCGATCTGGAAGGTGGTCTCGCTCTCGGGAATGTCATTACGGACGAACGACCACTGCAGAATCGTCACCGGCCCGGTGAGCATGCCCTTCATCGGCTTCGAGGTCAACGACTGCGCGAACTTCGACCAGCGCACTGTCATCGGCTCCGGGCGATGCACGTCGGCATAGATGACAGGCGGCTTCACACAGCGGGAACCATAGCTCTGCACCCAACCGTTCTTCGTGAAGGCGAAGCCGTCGAGCTGCTCGCCGAAGTACTCGACCATGTCGTTGCGCTCGAACTCACCATGCACCAGCACATCCAGCCCCAGCTCTTCCTGACGGCGGATGCACTCTGCCGTCGCTTCCTCCAGGAACCTCTCGTATGTCGCGTCGTCGATCTGCCCCTTGCGCCAGGCAGCGCGGCGGCTGCGCACTTCCTGTGTCTGCGGGAAGCTGCCGATGGTCGTTGTCGGCAGCAGCGGCAGATGCAACGCAGCACGTTGCAGCGGAGCACGTTCCGCATACGTCTGCGGACGACTGAAATCCGTCTCGTTGAGCGTGGCCAACTTCTCACGAACCTGGCTTGGCCGCGCCGCGCGGCGCTGTTCCTCAAAGTGAGCAGCATTGGCGGCGAACGCCAGAGTATCGGCCGTAGCCAGATGGCGCACCTCGCCGAGCTTCTGTACGGCAAAGCTGAGCCGTTCGAAGAGGCCCTCGGGGAGCTTGTCTTCTCCGGTCTTATCGACCGGCACATGCAGCAGGCTGCACGATGGAGCCACAACTACCCTCTGCGGACCGAGCACACCAACAGCGCGGTCGATCAGGGGCTTCACCGCGGCATACTCTGTGCGCCAGATGTTGCGGCCATCGACAACTCCAAGGGACAGCGTCTTCTCCGGCGGAAGCGCCGCGAGTACGGCATCCAGTTGCTGCGGAGCACGCACGAGATCGATGTGCAGCCCGCTTACCGGAAGGGTTGCTGCGATCTCCAGGTTGTCGCCCAGCGCGCCGAAGTAGGTGGCCACCGTGATCTGCAGCGGCTGCATGGCCAGTACGGCGTAGGCCGTGTCATACACCTGCTGCCACTCCGGAGCGAGATCCGTGACCAGCATAGGCTCATCGAGCTGGACCTGGGTTGCTCCTGCCTCAACCAGTGCGCGCAGGACGGTTTCATACGCGGTCAGCAGCTTCGGCAGCAGGCTCAGCGGTTCAATTCCGTCAACGCTCTTGCCGAGCAACAGCAGCGTAATGGGACCAATGAGCACCGGCCGGGTGGCGATGCCGAGGGACCGTGCTGCTTCGAACGCTTCGACGACTCCGGTGGGGTTGGCCTGGAAGTGCAGCCCGGCGGACCACTCGGGGACGAGGTAGTGGTAGTTGGTATCGAACCACTTGGTCATCTCCAGAGCCGGCTGCTCGGCGCTGTTGCGGGCCATGTCGAAGTACTGGCGCAGGCTGGCCCTGGCTCCATCGATCTGGGCCTCGCCATAACGGGCGGGCGTGGCTCCGAGGAGCACCATCGCGTCGAGCACCTGGTCGTAGAGGCTCAAGTCGCTGGAAGGGATAATGCCGATGCCAGCCTGCTGCTGCAGCAGCCAGTGCCTGCGGCGAAGATCGCGGGCGACGGCAAGAAGGTCGTCTTCCCCGGTCTTGCCGCTCCAGAAGGACTCAAGGGCGAACTTCAGCTCGCGATGGAGTCCCATGCGGGGAAAGCCCAGAT
This genomic window from Terriglobus albidus contains:
- the metE gene encoding 5-methyltetrahydropteroyltriglutamate--homocysteine S-methyltransferase — protein: MTTAKLTTANLGFPRMGLHRELKFALESFWSGKTGEDDLLAVARDLRRRHWLLQQQAGIGIIPSSDLSLYDQVLDAMVLLGATPARYGEAQIDGARASLRQYFDMARNSAEQPALEMTKWFDTNYHYLVPEWSAGLHFQANPTGVVEAFEAARSLGIATRPVLIGPITLLLLGKSVDGIEPLSLLPKLLTAYETVLRALVEAGATQVQLDEPMLVTDLAPEWQQVYDTAYAVLAMQPLQITVATYFGALGDNLEIAATLPVSGLHIDLVRAPQQLDAVLAALPPEKTLSLGVVDGRNIWRTEYAAVKPLIDRAVGVLGPQRVVVAPSCSLLHVPVDKTGEDKLPEGLFERLSFAVQKLGEVRHLATADTLAFAANAAHFEEQRRAARPSQVREKLATLNETDFSRPQTYAERAPLQRAALHLPLLPTTTIGSFPQTQEVRSRRAAWRKGQIDDATYERFLEEATAECIRRQEELGLDVLVHGEFERNDMVEYFGEQLDGFAFTKNGWVQSYGSRCVKPPVIYADVHRPEPMTVRWSKFAQSLTSKPMKGMLTGPVTILQWSFVRNDIPESETTFQIALALREEIEDLERAGIGVIQVDEPALREGLPLRKSEYAAYLEWAVKAFRLATSSVKPETQVHTHMCYAEFETILPAIAALDADVISMESARSKMALLRDFKAQGYPNEIGPGVWDIHATRVPSQDEIHSLLDMALVSLKADQLWVNPDCGLKTRQWPETEASLQNMVAAAKAVREELATE